In the Engystomops pustulosus chromosome 2, aEngPut4.maternal, whole genome shotgun sequence genome, one interval contains:
- the TSPAN31 gene encoding tetraspanin-31: MVCGGFTCSKNALCALNVVYMLVGLLLIGVAAWGKGFGIVSSLHIIGGVIAIGVFLLLIAIIGLIGAVSHHQVMLFIYMVVLILIFIFQLVVSCSCLAMNRNQQERFFDETWTSMSNRTRREMEMNVNCCGWLNTTDRREQFAEEFAFCNAECKKSKTPCETCGNKMLNHAGEALKILGGVGLFFSFTEVLGVWLAFRYRNQKDPRANPSAFL; this comes from the exons ATGGTGTGCGGCGGCTTCACCTGCTCCAAGAACGCGCTGTGTGCGCTCAATGTGGTGTACATG CTAGTGGGCCTCTTGCTAATCGGAGTGGCAGCATGGGGCAAAGGTTTTGGGATTGTGTCCAGCCTTCACATTATTGGGGGAGTCATAGCGATTGGAGTTTTCCTTCTGCTAATTGCCATTATTGGACTAATTGGGGCAGTCAGCCATCATCAAGTCATGCTCTTCATT TACATGGTGGTGTTGATTCTCATCTTCATTTTCCAACTGGTGGTCTCCTGCTCCTGCTTGGCCATGAATAGAAATCAGCAG gAGCGATTCTTTGATGAGACCTGGACCAGTATGAGCAACCGGACCAGGAGAGAAATGGAGATGAATGTGAATTGTTGTGGATGGCTGAACACAACAGACAGAAGGGAACAGTTTGCGGAAGAGTTTGCATTTTGCAATGCG gagtgtaaaaaaagtaaaactcCTTGTGAGACGTGTGGAAATAAAATGTTGAACCATGCCGGTGAAGCCCTGAAAATCCTTGGCGGTGTCGGACTCTTCTTCAGCTTCACAGAG GTCCTGGGTGTTTGGCTTGCATTTCGGTACAGGAACCAGAAAGACCCTCGAGCAAATCCTAGTGCATTTCTATAG